Proteins encoded within one genomic window of Amycolatopsis nigrescens CSC17Ta-90:
- a CDS encoding PDR/VanB family oxidoreductase, with product MTGLTELPRVPADLRGRAHPDRMMRPLAAVAGAYQRLSRFSGRRRPPIVPVDRDLRLVVQRTRREAEDVVSLRLAAPDGARLPFWRPGAHLDLLLPSGRIRQYSLCGDPDDRTGYRIAVRRIGVEDGGGRGSIEVHETLRPGSPVTVRGPRNAFPFVPYRSYLFIAGGIGITPILPMVRRAAALGANWRLVYTGRTAASMPFLDELSTLDESRVWIRPDTDYGIPASGAELLEGAPENAAVYCCGPAPMISGVRIDVAGRGTRAMHFERFSAPPIVDGRPFRVALNRSGRVLDVPADRSVLDVARAALPDVAYSCRQGFCRTCVVRVLDGEVEHRDGALTDAEREEQMLICVSRAKGGTLVLDI from the coding sequence GTGACCGGCTTGACCGAACTACCCAGGGTGCCAGCGGACCTGCGCGGGCGCGCGCACCCGGACCGGATGATGCGACCGCTGGCCGCGGTGGCCGGCGCCTACCAGCGGCTCAGCCGGTTCAGCGGGCGCAGGCGGCCGCCGATCGTGCCGGTGGACCGGGACCTGCGGCTGGTCGTGCAGCGGACGCGGCGCGAGGCGGAGGACGTGGTGAGCCTGCGGCTGGCCGCACCGGACGGCGCGCGGCTGCCCTTCTGGCGGCCGGGTGCCCATCTGGACCTGCTGCTGCCTTCGGGCAGGATCCGGCAGTACTCGCTGTGCGGGGACCCGGACGACCGGACCGGCTACCGGATCGCGGTCCGCCGGATCGGCGTTGAGGACGGTGGCGGCCGGGGCTCCATCGAGGTGCACGAAACGCTGCGGCCGGGTTCGCCGGTGACGGTCCGCGGGCCGCGCAACGCCTTCCCGTTCGTGCCATACCGCTCGTACCTGTTCATCGCGGGCGGTATCGGGATCACCCCGATCCTGCCGATGGTGCGGCGCGCGGCGGCGCTCGGCGCGAACTGGCGGCTGGTGTACACCGGCAGGACGGCCGCCTCCATGCCGTTCCTCGACGAGCTGTCCACATTGGACGAGAGCAGGGTGTGGATCCGGCCGGACACCGACTACGGCATCCCGGCATCGGGCGCCGAACTGCTGGAGGGCGCACCGGAGAACGCGGCGGTGTACTGCTGCGGGCCGGCCCCGATGATCAGCGGGGTCCGCATCGACGTGGCAGGGCGCGGGACGCGGGCGATGCATTTCGAGCGTTTCTCCGCACCGCCGATCGTGGACGGCAGGCCGTTCCGGGTGGCGCTGAACCGCAGCGGGCGGGTCCTGGACGTGCCCGCCGACCGGTCCGTGCTGGACGTCGCGCGGGCCGCGCTGCCGGACGTGGCCTACTCCTGCCGGCAGGGTTTCTGCCGGACCTGCGTGGTGCGGGTGCTCGATGGCGAGGTCGAGCACCGCGACGGCGCGCTGACCGACGCCGAGCGCGAAGAGCAGATGCTGATCTGCGTGTCCCGCGCCAAGGGCGGCACACTCGTGCTCGACATCTGA
- a CDS encoding metal-dependent hydrolase, with product MSAESEQEQIVLHPRDVKFDLADLPMHWVPGEPQVTHTMNVLHITLPEGERWFVDLFKQAVPLIKDDRLREDVLGFIGQEAMHAEAHAGAADHLDHKGLDTGPFVRQMEWIFRKLLGDRDLTGRAREEWIVERVGLVAAIEHYTAFLGQWVLDARALDGADPTMLDLLRWHAAEEVEHRSVAFELFQHLDGRYSRRVRAMFVVTPVLAWAFVRGTRFLMRNDPTGAKKASWREFRRASKLGLLPTGRSLLREIRPYFKPSYHPSQTGSTEQAVAYLASSPAARAAESAH from the coding sequence ATGAGTGCCGAGTCCGAGCAGGAACAGATCGTGCTGCACCCCAGGGACGTCAAGTTCGACTTGGCGGACCTGCCGATGCACTGGGTGCCCGGCGAACCGCAGGTCACGCACACGATGAACGTCCTGCACATCACGCTGCCGGAGGGCGAGCGCTGGTTCGTCGACCTGTTCAAGCAGGCGGTGCCGCTGATCAAGGACGACCGGCTGCGCGAGGACGTGCTCGGCTTCATCGGCCAGGAGGCCATGCACGCCGAGGCGCACGCCGGCGCGGCCGACCACCTCGACCACAAGGGGCTGGACACCGGGCCGTTCGTCCGCCAGATGGAGTGGATCTTCCGGAAGCTGCTCGGCGACCGCGACCTGACCGGCAGGGCCCGCGAGGAGTGGATCGTCGAGCGGGTCGGCCTGGTCGCCGCGATCGAGCACTACACCGCGTTCCTCGGGCAGTGGGTGCTCGACGCACGCGCACTGGACGGCGCCGACCCGACCATGCTCGACCTGCTCCGCTGGCACGCCGCCGAAGAGGTCGAGCACCGTTCGGTCGCCTTCGAGCTCTTCCAACACCTCGACGGCCGGTACAGCCGCCGGGTGCGCGCGATGTTCGTGGTCACCCCGGTACTGGCCTGGGCCTTCGTCCGCGGCACCCGGTTCCTGATGCGCAACGATCCGACCGGCGCGAAGAAGGCGAGCTGGCGGGAGTTCCGACGGGCCAGCAAGCTCGGCCTGCTGCCCACCGGCCGCAGCCTGCTGCGGGAGATCCGGCCGTACTTCAAGCCGTCCTACCACCCCTCGCAGACCGGCTCCACCGAACAGGCGGTGGCCTATCTGGCGAGCTCGCCGGCCGCGCGGGCGGCCGAGTCGGCGCACTGA